A single Leptospira barantonii DNA region contains:
- a CDS encoding histidine kinase: MMGQEIRDISDNIRLTIENGKILSLKTHRMTHSVEEHIQDAVGLILDKVTHPTLVPTVYTIIKELAINACKANQKRIFFEEKGLDLNNASDYEKGVREYKSIFSEAMSERYGQKAKKEGYYCLISFHYSFDGIRIEVVNNAPVTQQEEKSLREKLEKGMRYNDIAQFYLDNADNTEGAGIGLALILIMLKGEGIDPSYFRIIIREDVTIARLEIPLTPDFQSIRKLNHKN; this comes from the coding sequence ATGATGGGGCAGGAAATCCGAGATATATCCGACAATATCCGGCTAACAATTGAGAACGGAAAAATCCTGTCTCTGAAAACCCACAGAATGACTCATTCTGTCGAAGAGCATATCCAAGATGCGGTCGGGCTGATTCTGGATAAGGTCACTCATCCTACTCTGGTTCCTACGGTTTATACTATAATAAAAGAGTTGGCAATCAACGCCTGCAAAGCAAACCAAAAAAGGATTTTTTTCGAAGAAAAAGGTCTGGATCTAAACAACGCTTCCGATTACGAAAAAGGAGTTCGCGAATATAAGAGTATTTTCAGCGAAGCGATGTCCGAACGTTACGGACAAAAGGCGAAGAAGGAAGGATACTATTGTCTGATCAGTTTTCATTATTCTTTTGACGGAATCAGAATCGAAGTCGTGAACAATGCGCCCGTTACTCAACAGGAAGAAAAATCTCTCCGCGAAAAATTGGAAAAAGGAATGCGTTACAACGACATCGCGCAGTTTTATTTGGATAACGCGGACAACACCGAAGGCGCGGGAATCGGATTGGCTCTCATCTTAATCATGCTCAAGGGAGAAGGAATCGATCCTTCCTATTTCAGAATCATCATTCGTGAAGACGTAACCATTGCAAGACTCGAAATCCCGCTTACACCGGACTTTCAGAGCATTCGAAAACTGAATCATAAGAATTAA
- a CDS encoding S1 RNA-binding domain-containing protein — MKESEKELFEKMLDASFKKKKAMEAGTRVTAIVSSAKKDFVFVTTKETKTPGIITSEEFIESGLPNQGDEIEAYFLKEDHGDIHFTTCLSGDSLNKDLLEIAKKAEIPVLGQFISEGESGAEVKIGEFTAFCPFSQIDPELKKSGLVGKRLKFLIQDIGSRGKLIVSQKKISDKAKEAKLGVLKQELKEGMFVTCKVKTIQNFGLIVEMDGGLSALIPISEATFKKNPELDKEFQVGQTLRARVLRIDWENQKFALTVKDFLKDPWAQTVPFKEGDIVKGTIDSLKPFGLFVKLDDHFNGLVPGRETGIPNRVPLNQSFKPGDVIDVFIMEVNPERKQISLSIQKAKEIQERMDYSSYLSSDTSGSTSSFGAILQNSLNKNKKK; from the coding sequence ATGAAAGAATCGGAAAAAGAACTCTTCGAGAAAATGTTGGATGCTTCCTTTAAAAAGAAAAAAGCGATGGAAGCCGGAACCAGAGTCACCGCAATCGTAAGCTCCGCAAAAAAGGATTTCGTTTTCGTAACGACTAAGGAAACGAAAACTCCGGGTATCATCACTTCGGAAGAATTTATTGAGTCCGGTCTTCCGAATCAAGGCGACGAGATCGAAGCGTATTTTCTCAAGGAAGATCACGGAGACATTCACTTCACGACTTGTTTGAGCGGAGATTCTTTAAACAAAGATCTATTAGAAATCGCTAAAAAAGCGGAGATCCCCGTTCTCGGTCAATTCATCAGCGAAGGAGAATCCGGCGCCGAAGTAAAGATCGGAGAATTTACCGCGTTCTGTCCGTTCTCTCAAATCGATCCCGAGTTGAAAAAATCGGGTCTTGTGGGCAAACGTCTTAAGTTCCTCATTCAAGATATCGGAAGCAGAGGGAAGCTCATCGTTTCTCAAAAGAAAATTTCGGACAAAGCGAAGGAAGCGAAACTCGGAGTTCTCAAACAGGAACTCAAAGAGGGAATGTTCGTCACCTGCAAGGTTAAGACGATTCAGAACTTCGGTTTGATCGTCGAGATGGACGGAGGTCTTTCGGCTCTCATTCCGATCAGCGAAGCTACTTTCAAAAAGAATCCGGAACTCGACAAAGAATTTCAAGTCGGTCAAACTCTTCGTGCGAGAGTTCTTCGTATCGATTGGGAAAATCAGAAGTTCGCATTAACGGTTAAGGATTTTCTAAAGGATCCTTGGGCGCAGACGGTTCCGTTTAAAGAAGGCGATATCGTAAAAGGAACGATCGATTCCCTAAAACCGTTCGGTCTTTTCGTAAAGTTAGACGATCATTTCAACGGTCTTGTTCCCGGAAGAGAAACCGGAATTCCGAATCGGGTTCCTCTCAATCAGAGTTTCAAACCTGGAGACGTAATTGACGTTTTTATAATGGAAGTGAATCCCGAAAGAAAACAGATTTCTCTGTCGATCCAAAAGGCGAAAGAGATTCAAGAGAGAATGGACTACAGCAGTTACTTGAGTTCCGATACGAGCGGTTCCACGAGTTCTTTCGGAGCGATCCTTCAGAATTCCCTAAACAAGAACAAGAAAAAATGA
- a CDS encoding glycosyltransferase family 2 protein, which translates to MRLPLSVCIITLNEEDNIERCLKPLDFVSEIIVVDSGSKDKTVEIAKKFKAKVHKRKFDDYVSQKNFALSLVKNEWVLTLDADEEVSPDLKTEILALFQNGLPSADGYSTPRLTWYLGKWIRHGGWYPNRRIRLFHRSKGKFGGGLVHETIQLQGTCNKLNSPVYHYSYKNIGDHIRYINAYSELGAQEKFRAGKTSGLFHAFMEGFYKAFWMYFIRFGFLDGKQGFVLAIFGFYYNFLKYIKLYELHSKDKKSG; encoded by the coding sequence ATGCGACTTCCCCTCTCCGTTTGTATCATAACACTCAACGAAGAAGACAATATAGAACGTTGTCTTAAACCTCTGGACTTCGTTTCCGAAATCATCGTAGTCGATTCCGGTTCGAAGGATAAAACCGTCGAGATCGCTAAAAAGTTTAAGGCGAAAGTTCACAAAAGAAAGTTCGACGACTACGTAAGTCAGAAGAACTTCGCGTTATCCTTGGTCAAAAACGAATGGGTTTTGACGCTCGACGCAGACGAAGAAGTTTCTCCGGATTTGAAAACGGAGATCCTCGCGCTTTTTCAAAACGGACTCCCGAGCGCGGACGGATATTCCACTCCAAGACTGACTTGGTATTTGGGAAAATGGATTCGTCACGGAGGTTGGTATCCCAATCGACGCATTCGTCTTTTCCACAGATCCAAAGGAAAGTTCGGCGGAGGACTCGTTCATGAAACGATCCAACTCCAAGGAACATGCAATAAACTGAATTCTCCCGTGTATCATTATTCTTATAAGAATATAGGTGATCATATCCGTTACATAAACGCCTATTCCGAGTTAGGCGCTCAGGAAAAATTCAGAGCGGGCAAAACGAGCGGACTTTTTCACGCGTTTATGGAAGGTTTTTATAAAGCGTTTTGGATGTATTTTATACGTTTCGGATTTTTGGACGGAAAACAGGGATTCGTTTTGGCGATCTTCGGGTTCTATTATAATTTTCTAAAGTATATCAAGTTATACGAACTTCATTCGAAAGACAAAAAATCGGGTTGA
- a CDS encoding tRNA (cytidine(34)-2'-O)-methyltransferase: protein MSLHIGLYRPEIPPNTGNIARLCVALGAELHIVGQASFDLSEKAARRAGLDYWDKVKISLHSSLEEYKAALPEGTDLYLVSIHGKRSYTGVQYKEGDAFLFGNETSGVPAEMKISWNEEKILKIPMEDSSRCLNLSNSVAVISYEAMRQIKSW from the coding sequence ATGTCTCTGCATATAGGACTTTACAGACCGGAGATTCCACCGAACACCGGAAACATCGCAAGGCTTTGTGTGGCTTTGGGTGCGGAGCTTCACATCGTCGGACAAGCGTCATTCGATCTTTCCGAAAAGGCCGCGCGTAGAGCCGGGTTGGATTATTGGGATAAGGTTAAAATTTCACTTCATTCTTCTTTAGAAGAATATAAAGCGGCTCTTCCGGAAGGAACTGATTTGTATCTGGTTTCGATTCACGGCAAACGTTCTTATACCGGCGTGCAATACAAGGAAGGAGACGCTTTTTTGTTCGGAAATGAAACATCGGGAGTTCCCGCGGAAATGAAAATTTCGTGGAATGAGGAAAAGATATTAAAAATTCCGATGGAAGATTCTTCCCGTTGTTTGAATTTGAGCAATTCAGTCGCCGTGATTTCTTACGAAGCGATGCGCCAAATCAAGTCCTGGTAA